Within Coffea arabica cultivar ET-39 chromosome 4e, Coffea Arabica ET-39 HiFi, whole genome shotgun sequence, the genomic segment AAAACATACTCCTCATTCAGTATAATAAACTCTTGAACCCATATATATCTTCCTCCGATAATAAATATTTGCAAAGGTAGGACTTCGATCACCATAGCAAGAATAGCTACAACAAAACGTAAATAGTTACAGAGCCATAATTGTTAAatgaaacatatatatatatatatatatatactcaatcaaactcaaataaatacaTTAATACCTAAGTTCGAATCTCCGAAATATCTCAAGGAACCCAAATTCGCAAACggagtaaaattatatatattatcaattggCAATCTCAGTGATGGATCAACCAACTGAATAAAGCTATATTGTGTAATCACTAACTCGAAAGCAACCGTTCCAAGAACTACTCGATTATTCGTTAATCTACGAACTGTCGCACTTCCTATATAATACGTAGAATATAATTGTAACACCTCATCTAACACCTGAACGTCATTTAAGTAGACAATCCCTTGAATCCGATCACCCTGCAAATAAAAATTCCGTAAGTCCAAAATATGAACGCAAAtgaaatagagaaaaaaaaattcctactTACCAAATCATCGGCAAAAACGTAACGCTGATACTTACGTCCCATATAATGAGCATGCCGAATAAGACTTTTTTCTACCACCGCAACCCGAA encodes:
- the LOC113720174 gene encoding uncharacterized protein isoform X3; amino-acid sequence: MLIIWDGDRIQGIVYLNDVQVLDEVLQLYSTYYIGSATVRRLTNNRVVLGTVAFELVITQYSFIQLVDPSLRLPIDNIYNFTPFANLGSLRYFGDSNLAILAMVIEVLPLQIFIIGGRYIWVQEFIILNEEMRPMIFAMWEDFLESEGMHLVQIANEHPVVLICRPKGCHLLHRNRLLLCITSIFHELVNYTSGTKLCQEMGVVKLYETFCRSNAVIGTIAM
- the LOC113720174 gene encoding replication protein A 70 kDa DNA-binding subunit D-like isoform X1 is translated as MEMNRVAISQLNDNIYAWVIRVAVVEKSLIRHAHYMGRKYQRYVFADDLGDRIQGIVYLNDVQVLDEVLQLYSTYYIGSATVRRLTNNRVVLGTVAFELVITQYSFIQLVDPSLRLPIDNIYNFTPFANLGSLRYFGDSNLAILAMVIEVLPLQIFIIGGRYIWVQEFIILNEEMRPMIFAMWEDFLESEGMHLVQIANEHPVVLICRPKGCHLLHRNRLLLCITSIFHELVNYTSGTKLCQEMGVVKLYETFCRSNAVIGTIAM
- the LOC113720174 gene encoding replication protein A 70 kDa DNA-binding subunit D-like isoform X2; amino-acid sequence: MEMNRVAISQLNDNIYAWVIRVAVVEKSLIRHAHYMGRKYQRYVFADDLGDRIQGIVYLNDVQVLDEVLQLYSTYYIGSATVRRLTNNRVVLGTVAFELVITQYSFIQLVDPSLRLPIDNIYNFTPFANLGSLRYFGDSNLAILAMVIEVLPLQIFIIGGRYIWVQEFIILNEEMRPMIFAMWEDFLESEGMHLVQIANEHPVVLICRPKVSRLYGVSLATQEQTIVMYNVDIPRARELHEWYETMPGDGGS